TTGGTACCACGTTACATATCATCCTACATATTGGGGTTGCTACAATCAGGGGTTGAAAAGAGATCATTTCATTAGCTTTCCCTGGTGTGTTTATGACCAGCTAATCCAGATTAAGAAGGAGAAAGCACGTAACAGGCCAGTTCTCAATTTGTCATATCTCAGGGCTCATCTGAGTCGCAAATTAGTGTTGAAATGAGATTTCAGTCAAGCATTTAgctgatatatatataatgtaatagAGTGTGATCATAAGAAAACTGCTATGCCTTGTTAACAACCTTTTGTCTTTAAAACTGCATGAACCTGTAACATATATGCAGTATTCTTAGAAACAGCTGTACAGCTAAGTACTAATATGTATGTGATTTGAGTTTTATCTCTCTTGTCAACATGgttcatattatgttttttgtaTTATGCACAACCACAATTCCTTTCTTGATATCCATGAGACATTATAAATTACTGAAATTTTGGATGACAGGACTGATGGATAGTCTATCataaacaacctctctaccccacaaaggtaggaTAAAGGTTTACGTACATCCTAGCCTCCCTAGAGCCCCATATGTGGCATTAttctgggtatgttgttgtaacaCTGATGGATAGAGAACTTAATAGCTCGAGGCTGCAGCTGAGAACTGAACATCTTTATTTGTGTTAGCTGGGGTAAATTGACCAATGGATCACAAAGTTAGCATAATAACTCTTGCTAGCTCAGACAGCAGCAACGACATCAATGGTGAAATTTCAGCAATATGTTTTTAACTTGTCTCCATCCCTTTGTCATCCCTagtcataaataatatttcagGAACTTCAGTAGTTAAAATACTAGTGAGACATTCATGTTTGTGCGAACAGGATTTGCTGTGACCCTTCTTAattctatcaaagatttgaaTGCTCCTGGAATGTGAAGAGAACCACATACCATTGAGTAACCATTTTAGtcaattatatatttgaatGTCTTTAGAGTGTGAAGAAAGTTCCATATCATCGAGTCTCCGATAGAAACATGTCCAAATGAAGCAATATGGCTATCAAAAATTCACTCATATAACGATCCTGACCAACATGTGCACACAAGGATACATTAAAGGAGAACTCTGTAGTCAAAACCTACAACAAATAGTATACTAGATTATTGAAAAATGAACAGAAGCTTCCTTGTGGATTTTTCGGCTGCTTTTCAGGAGGGAAGAGTATTATTAGCTCTTCCAGTAAATTTAGCAACTAGGCAttgtaaaaaagaagaagaataatagCTTCTCACATTACTTACAAGCTCCAACTAGCATTTGGCCTAAATTACAGAAAATAAAACCAGATTCGTTACAAGCTGATGAAGACGACTTTGTCCAGAGAATTATGGTGCCTAAGTCAAGTTCCTTGTATTATTTCCCTGATATCATAGCCTTGGAGCTATATACAAAAGAGTTTAAGAGGAAGAAATCAGACTAGCATATTCATAGAAAGCAACATGGCAACAAATACTGCCTGCTAGATGGTAATTCTAAGTTGTCATGCTTTAAATGACTTCACAAAGCAGTGAGCTTAAATAAACGTACGAGGAGAAGATTACCTGAAGGAAGGTCAGAAGCAAAATAACACCAGAGTTCCATAAAGCATGAATTGTGATTGGGGTTAGGAGGTTCCGCGTCTGAGCATAAGAAAATCCCAGAGCAGTCCCTGAATGCATGTCATTTTTCAGTTCAGATTAAACATGAAGAGAAGTGCACTGATAATAAAGGGTGAAATCAATTAAGTATTCGCCTCAACGGTGCTTCAATTCCAAACTAGTGGAGGTAAACTACATGAACCCTTTGTATCCATTCTACTGTGTTCGAATTCATTTCATTTCctctaaaatttaataaaatataatctcaaaaactACAGAAAGTTGTTGATCCTTTCTAACAAGGTAAAAGCAATTCTTACTAGAACTATTTTTCCTTCCTAAAAAGATCTTTTTGAGAACTTTCAGAAGTAAAACCCAATTATATTATTCCTTTTTGTAATTTCTGCTTTTCCTCTACTTTCGTCCAGTGTCATATACATTTAAGAAAATGGAAGCAATACCAAGAACAAACAACTGAGGAAATTGTCCAGGAGTGAGATGTGCAAGAGCAAATACAGCACCACTAATAACCGCTGCAAGCGGTGTAGGTACCCTGCAAGGGAAAATGGAAAAGCATGAGAGACAATGAAGCATCAAGTCACATGTCCACATTAGACATGCATGTGTATGTATGAATAGTCCATAAGTAATAAAGTCATTAGACGACTTTCTTTCgctgatttttcttttattcttttagaTGAAGTAGTGATATAAatggcatcaagaagatgcatgATAGCAAAATAGGTACAGAAGAGTTGAGTTTGTTAGCTCTATTGCAATGAGTCCTGTGTTATGGATAGAGCTAACAAAGTCCAAAAGTCTGACATGTACAACTATCTTAACCACTTCCTAATGTATCTTAATCCACATCGGGGTTCTCATGTTGCTATTCAATAACTAGGTTGCCATTTTTTCCTCCTTATTCCCTTTTAAAAccaattttaattataaacatCCACAACAGAATGTTCAAGAGACAACATCATAGCTCTAAGCAAAGTATAGAAGTATCAACTGATCAAGCCcagaaatattttcaagttgAGAAGGTTCACACTTGACATTTAAGTTGTGTCCGGtacaaaaaatgttttccaattttctcatgttcggttggtcaaatattttggaaaacatTTCCTTCATACCGAACACACCCTAAGAGTATCTATAGCCTACCTCATAACATGTTGGCATTCAATAACTAGGTTGGCATTTTTTCTGCCTCATTCCCTTTAAAACCcaatttcattataaaacaTCCACAACAGAATGATCAAGAGATAACATCGTAGTTCATAAGCAAAATATAGAAGGATCGACTGATCAAGCCTAGAAACACTTTCAACTTGAGAAGGTTCACACTTGACATTTAATGCATAGAGCAATGCAGTTGGCAGAATCTATAGAAAGAAATCCCAGGATGGCAAAAGATATTTGTTTTGTGTTCGGCATGATGATATCTCAGGTGTCGATTCAAAAAGAGCTATTGGGGGCAGCCCTACTATATAGCATTCGTCTTTTAAGACAGGAGCTCGGCTCCTAGGCAAGGAGGGAATATAAAAGCAAAAAAGTAGATCAACTGGTGAAATCAGAATGTTTACGTATTTATTGTGTTTTCATGCTCATAAGAGAGAATGATCCACTGGGGTAACAACTTTATCAAACCTTGAGCAATTCAAAACTTTTTGTCCCTTCttttttcaagcttcttcaGTAAAGTCCAGAAGATTCACAGACACATAGAGCCAGTTCTAACAAATGTGAAGCAGTAGTATATCTGTAGTCAAATTTATAAAGAAAGAATTATACCACTTAGTCAGAGAGACCATAAAAAATCCTCTAAACACGGTCTCCTCAAGAATTGGAGCAAGTACACCAGTAATGCCTAGCAGAGAAGCAGTGctacataaaaaaaagaaaggtggTTACTCAATTGTATATCATGCATAAGTATTCAGTTAGTGGCAGGAAAGCCATCAACACAAAAGCAATTGACTTATTGATAACTGAGATAATTTACAGATGAACTTCAAACTTCCTTCGAAAATACCTGATACTTGAGGAACCTATCAATGGGAGTAACCGAGCAAGCGCATCAGTCTGTAACAAGTTTTAAGGAATTAAAtgaggaaaaaagaaaacatcacaggggagaaaaatgaaatttaatttgCTTCAAAGGTTATACAAAGAATGAAATTCTCAATCCAAAAGATTGGATTAACTGTTAGTTCAATTCTAACCTCTCTTTGTGGCGGCTCACCATTGAAAGCAGACATTGCCACTCCTGTTAAAGCAATTGCACCTATTGCTCCCGCTAGACCAATTCCAGCCCACAAAAGCCATCCTCTCTGGAGATTGAAAGGTTCCTTCAGATCTGGAATACTAACAGATCATAATCAACCACGCTGTAATCTTTTAGAGTGGAGGAAACTGCAATCCAGTTTTCTGACCAAACAAAGCAACAGATGAATGAATCATTCCATAACTTGGAAAATGCTAATTACCATAACGATATATGTCATCAGGAAGTGGTTGAGATGACTTGGTGAGAGTATAAAGGACTATTAGCACAACTGCAGTTGTtatactgaaaaaaaaaaaacaataagtACACAAAACATCAGAATCGTGGAGATTGGATACAATGCAAAAATGACTGTCCATACAATTGATCAGCGAACAAAATTTCAGCCTTCTCATCCAAGCTCAATGCTTCTACATCAAGTCCTACATATGGTATTGATGCTGTCTCTATTAGTCCTGTCAAAACAAAACTGCCTGAATATTAGTTAGCTTTTTCCTCCCAGGACCAATATTGGTTGCTAGTTACCCAATATCCTTCCAAGTTCCAAGACAAAACAGAATTTCAGCTTGTAAAGATATTTTACAccaacaaaaagaacaaaactacCATTTCAGTTACGATCAAATAAAATGTTGCAGTTCATAAATCTTCTATCTTGCTTAGTTGCAATAATACATCCCATTACAAAAAAGGTTCAATCTTTTTACAATTCACAATAAGATGACACTTCATTAGTCAGAGTCAGACATATTTgaaacctatgttgctcggaatCTCCAAAAATGATGTCGTACCCTTGttggatccttcaaaaatgcactacttctGAAGGATCCAACACGCACCAATCGCCATTTTTGAAGAGAGCAACATGTTTGAAAGCTTAACCAAGTAACAAAATTACACCTTAATCCACATGCAAGCGAAGAAAGTGAAACAGTTTGCCAATTCCATGGCACATCCCAGCGTCTCAAAATTGGCCAATCAGGTCCACCTCCctgtagaaaaataaaataaaaaacacaaaaatcactCCCAGAGAAAAACCATTCTAAGAAGCTCATTCCAAAAGCattcaaatttatcattttcaatttcaagatTCAATTACATCACTGTGACATAGCACAATTACTTCCACCTAATATATACCTAGCACAAAAAAAGATATACCCTTAATGCcaatttgaagtttattataCTTACTTTATAATCAGAACCATTTCTGGGACTAGAAAAGCATATAGTAGTGAACCCTCTTGTAGAACATTGACTAGGAGCTGAATCTTGAAATTTGAGAAATGGGGTCAATGGGGCAATAGAGATTCTATGTGATTTCTCAAGAAGGAGTTTTGATGAATAAAGTTTTGGTGAAAAGGGTGAAGATTGAGTGAGAGTCATACATAAATTGCCAGCCATTGTTTGAAAGTTCAAAGCTTTGAAGAGAATTTGGAGTTTTGGTGGAGATAAGGGGCTAAGGATTGTGGATGGGTGGTTTTTGAGAAGTTTAGGGggtgaaaagaaaattaaagtgGAATGGAAGTACCAATATTGAAAgcgaaaaatgataaatataaccCCAAACTTTTTGATTTAGAACAGATAATGGAAGTACCAATAttgaaagggaaaaatgataaatataaccCCAAACTTTTTGATTTAGAACAGATTCCTCGTTAAAAAAGTTATGCATATATACGACGTTTGTTAGACGGTGAGTGAGTGTAAATATACAATTTCCGTTAACtaacatatatttaattaagaaaatctcTAGACtagttttaatttcaaaaatgtcATATGACTTCAAAAAATAAACTCATTCATCTTTTATGATTTACCCCTCCATGCCCTATCCAAATTTGACCtacatgaaaaaaatttatCCCTCATTTATTCAGTTATCACCCCGATGACTTACACTAAGGACGCCTTTAGTTGGTCGGGTAAGAAAAATGAATgaggtaattttttaaaattacgtagtatttttggaattaaaataaaataattttaggattattAGTTTTTCTGCCTCTGAGATAGAGATAAAATCTACGCATATTCTATTTATTCCAAATCTCATTTGTTGAATTATATTGGATATATCATTTTGTAGTAAATATAGATTTgtgaatgaaaataataaatatatatcatttattaaACAACAAAGATATAAACGTCATTTATTAAACGACTAAGGTATACATATGCAATTTTTCTAAtgagaaatatatttattctaaattataaattaagGAGGTGTATAATATTTGCCCCTTTTCCCATAATAATGTTTCTCTTGTGATATTTGCATGTTAGCCACATGTTCAACCAAAGTGAAAAGGTAGACATACCTCttcccaaaaatgaaaattatgaatctGCAATTGAACTACACAATACAAGTGTCTTATACAACAAAGAGTAAATAAATGCATTTACTAAATTCAATTTTACGATACAattcaaacaattttttgtATAATGATGAATTGCAGTCTTTGTACATTTGCTTGTTGGCTTAAAGAGAAGTGAAATCCACGTGTACATTCACTAATAAAATATGTCTAGTGTAGGCATTGAAATTTTGTCAAACTCTTCAAGATGCATTCAATTTGATTTGAGACTTTACAAGGAGTGTGCAATTTAAATTAGGATttttggaggctactcaactcTAAACTCTAGTTCACGCTTGTATAAAGGGTacaaaattcaagatcaagatctcctcaaatattccacaaactcatggaatattcataaagagatcaaattcaaatcatcaTAATTCGATAAATACGTCACTAACGACTCTCGAATTATGAAtatcaaatctaaatcatcctaattcgagaaatacgccactaatgACCCtcaaatcatggataaatcttaggagagtagaatcaagggaggaataAAATTATACCCGCATACTTATTaataaagttatgtttcttcAGATTTNaatttgataataatataattaatttaaacatgaactaattaattcaaaatcgtaattatgatttaaattaaactaagttAGTAAAACACTtagctaaaaagaaataaaaatattttgatacgattttcaaatatttataaaatatactaattagacacataattatataataattaacttaactataaactaattaactcgaaatataagttattaattaatttaaaccaaatagccaaatatttaaataagacTAAAATcgttttgagacaatttttgaatatttataaaatatactaatttgacacataattatataaaatatcatatttattattttaaaatttataaaaaatgacaaaactacttaaaatgacttgaaaattattttgaattttatgaagctaattatttcaaatcgtttagattttaggaagctcgatgattaatttatattggagagggtcaaaattgggtgtcaacaagaTTTTGTgttaattaaaattgattaacaCTAGTATTAACAAGATTTAACCATATAAATTAGTAGTAATAGTTACATTCTTGAGATCTTTACTTTAATTACTACTGTTGAATAATAATGGAAGACAGCAAACgggatgaaaatttgaaaatgcaAATGATTACACTTGTTTCATCCATTAAAACTCTATTGATATCTAACAATCAATCTCAAAACGATACCCCACCCAAAACCTTCAATTCTACGAAAAAAGTCCAATCTCTTGACTAACGTGACTCGTAGTGATACAAATCAATTGGAATCTCTCGATCTTTAATAAGAGGTTTCAGGTTCGAACTTCTAGAAGTGAAAAAATTTTACTAGAAATGTCGCCTCCAAAATTGAATCCTgcaatatataaatcaaaatttagttgaaattcaatacaaatattaaataccgaataattttttaaaaaaagtccaCTCTTACctaatttttgaattgataaCGATATggaattttgatatttgttgtAGTTAGTCTTAAAAGCATCATCATATATAAATGTCCCTTTACAATAAGAACGGGTCCATTTCTATATTTTCTCGAGTAAGCCAAGTGTTTTGCTACTTTTTTcctattataaaaattaaattgtcTAATTGttaagtttttaaattacaaCTTTTACCAATGTTACCTGCAAATATATTTTCCGTAACTTAATAATTagtgtctttttttaaaaattcaatgaTGTATAATAGTCAACAAAAAATTgtagaatatgaaagaagtcaTATATTACGCTAGACTAGATctctgattatttttttcatttgatatctgaTATTTGATATTCATATTGAAATTCGATAAAATTTAGTCTTATGTCAAAAAATTCCACATTAAGGAGAGGGGTGTAAAATCTCCCTAACAAAAGTgactcaaactcaaaaattctgattaaatttgaaaaaggaCTTACCGCTTTATTAGAATCTATCCGGATAGATCTATGATATATTATAGAATATGAACATGCTGATCATATAATAATGCATGATGGAGAAAACGGCAAAAATATCAAGACATCTTATCCCTTTTTcctatttgattaattaaaaaaaggaaaaataaatacaaattagtaCTACTACTATATGATTACTTTATGCATATTTAGTTGGATCTCGATCCTCTAACCTtattttatttaccaaaaaagtTAATAACTGAGATAGAAACTTAATTGTCTTGTCGATTATGGTAAGGAacatataattttcttaaaatatgattttaattgattattattatttattcttcaattatGCCCTTTTTTGATGACTTAACTAATTTTATCCCCTACTATTTTTATACTCAGAATTTTTATTAACCTTTTTGGCATAGCAAGTTGGAAGAAAAAGacgaaagaaaaacaaattggaGTTAATTTTCTGATGACacgtattttaatttttttttggcaaattttTTTCTGTGAgttgaataaaaagaaaaaaagttcgTTTTTACTATTTagataaaaataagagaaaataataattgattcGTAAGAATTCAATTCTCCTTCGAACCAAACGAATAAAGAAGGAATTTGATTGAATTCTTACGTTTTTAAGCTAATTATAACTCAATTTAACTgcttttacttttttaattaatctttatttatgaaaaaataaagaaatttttttccAATAATGATTGCGTTTACATAAAGTGACAAGACAGCATTTATGAAACATTAATTAAGTAGTAGTTCCCATGTCTTCCTAAAACGTACACAAATTGAGGATCTCCTGAATTAAGTAATAGTAATTTCAGCTAATTATGACtactttttattctattttttttttatttgattttgtttttttatgggatttaaaaataaaatattattattttaaattaaaaatatttatgctCTTAGATATGCTTAAAATTAAATagctataaaaaaattactactgtaatattttcttaaaaaataaagataaata
The DNA window shown above is from Solanum stenotomum isolate F172 chromosome 6, ASM1918654v1, whole genome shotgun sequence and carries:
- the LOC125869418 gene encoding uncharacterized protein LOC125869418; translation: MAGNLCMTLTQSSPFSPKLYSSKLLLEKSHRISIAPLTPFLKFQDSAPSQCSTRGFTTICFSSPRNGSDYKGGGPDWPILRRWDVPWNWQTVSLSSLACGLSFVLTGLIETASIPYVGLDVEALSLDEKAEILFADQFITTAVVLIVLYTLTKSSQPLPDDIYRYDLKEPFNLQRGWLLWAGIGLAGAIGAIALTGVAMSAFNGEPPQRETDALARLLPLIGSSSISTASLLGITGVLAPILEETVFRGFFMVSLTKWVPTPLAAVISGAVFALAHLTPGQFPQLFVLGTALGFSYAQTRNLLTPITIHALWNSGVILLLTFLQLQGYDIREIIQGT